Sequence from the Helianthus annuus cultivar XRQ/B chromosome 13, HanXRQr2.0-SUNRISE, whole genome shotgun sequence genome:
aaatgggtggaagcaaaGGCGCTCGCGTCAACCACATCTATCGTGGTTAGAAGGTTCATCTGGGAGCAGATCATATGCCGTTTTGGGTTGCCACTAAGAATCATCACCGATAATGGGACAAATTTTGCTACCGACGATCTCCAACGCTGGTTCAAAGAGCTACACATCGAGCACGCCTTTTCCTCGGTTGCGCACCCACAGGGAAATGGTCAAGTAGAAGCCGTCAACAAGAGCATAGTGGATGACATCAAAGCACGGCTAGGAACACAATGAAGAGGTTGGGTTGACGAACTGCCAAGCATACTGTGGGCACATAGAACAATGCCAAAGACAAGCAACGGAGAAACACCGTTCAGCCTTGTCTATGGGTCCGAAGCCGTGATTCCAGCAGAGATTGGCCTCCCATCCCCAAAAATGCTTTCCATGAATATGATTAacaatgaagaagaaagaaggCTAGACCTAGACCTTCTAGAAGAGAGAAGGGAGATGGCAGCAATCAACGAAGCGAAGTACAAGACAAAGTTGGAAAAATATTACAACAGAAAGGTCTGCATCTGCACGTTTAACCCCGGCGATTACGTCCTAAGGGACAACGAAGCGTCTAATGCCGAAAAACCGGGCAAATTAGCCCCAAGTGGGAGGGACCTTATGTTGTAGACGAAGTTTTGGGAAAAAGGAGCATATAAGCTACGAACATTGGAAAACAAGgaggttccacgaacctggaaCGCCCAGCAATTAAGGAAGTGCTATATGTAAAAGGTCGAAGTTCTTTATGTACCTGTAACGACCGTTTGCCAACACATTTAACagtaatacaagaagtgtttggctattCTATCTCATGTGAATTTTTGTCACAACTGCATATATTACTTTGGgcatacacgaaaacatcaatggatcgaccataggaaacgttgtagacctccaaggctcgtcacaaccaagtgcacagctgggtcaaaaacacaaccaaagcctacaaaacgccaaataaaaacttcgtgcccacataaacatGAAAGCATCGACAACATAGTAAATAAACATTGTAGGACCCTCAAAGCTGAACATAGCTGGGTCAAAACAATAACCTgtaactcgatcacttcgtacaCATGAATTGAACCATCCCCGCAAACGACAGAACAAACGTTGTAACTAACATAACAgaacctgtcagcgccatcattcattcgtgataCCTAAATCAAAGTAATCGCACATGGACATATTGTAactgttaggccctaaagtgtgagactgacgcatcaaattaatacaacgggctatggttacaaactgggctttaccgggttagtttatattaggttttggacctttataggtcacttgggccaagctttaggccatgtgggccaagcaggcccaaggggagcccatgtagggacttgggcttaagttagtatataaacaagtttacaacttgttttagggtttgaacctTTGTGAACCTCCTAGTTACAGAATTTCCAGAGAAACAGAGAGTGGGAGGCGATTGGTAGTGGTGTAGGAACTTGTAGCAGACGGTTTTGCTAGttgatagtaatagaatcgtgtgcaagtttgaAAGTGATTCGGTATTGTTCTTCGTTTCCATATTTTCAGTTTTTCGTATTTATTCTTGAATCACAttaagtttggattccgcacaaacttggtgttgtttgatatcattgaaagatccggttaatcgggacttacaagtggtatcagagcctttagaacctatttctaggctcggtTTGATATCAAATATTCAAGATATTCGTTGTTTTTGATTtggtgttcttcgcgttcttcgtgttcttcgaaGTATTCATCGGTTTTTATGGAAAACTCATCATATTTTGGTATTTGATCTATTCGAAATTCTGTTCATGGGATTTACTTtttctaattaaaaaaaaaattaaaaagattttatttttgaaaaaatctCAAGTTTTTCGGAAAGTTGACAATTGTTTCCAAAATCATTCTATAACAAACATTCGAAATATCATCTGAAATTATCAATTAGAGTTGACAAttgtttacaattttttttttcgggATTCTGTTTACGGTTTCGAGTTATCCCATCTTGAGTCGCAACCACCGGAGTATCATCACCGTTCTTTAATCATCGAGTTTTCCTGGTCTCGAGTCCATCTCATTCCAAACTTAACAACTTATCAATTTAAAGCTCTCGACTCATCATCTAGTTTCACTGGTCACGAGTAGCAAACTCATACACACGTTTCCGATTCCGAGTCGCAACAAAAGGTTTCGAGTCATCACGTCTTGAGTCGCAACCTCCACTGTCGCAACCACGGTTCCGAGTCCATTGTTCCGAAGTCGCAATCACGGTCTCGACAGCATATATCTTGGCTGACTCGCAATCATCATCCAGTCGCAACCTCCACAGTCGCAACCACGGTTCCGAGTCCGCGTTTTCGAGTAGACACCACTGTTTCGACTAAGATCTCGAGTCTTCAATTTTTGAGGTCTCGACTcacaaggtctcgagtcgcagcattccgagtcgcaaccaccgTTTCGAGTTATCACTCAGTCTCGGTTTTTCTCTCCGGTTATCACCTCCGTCACCGTACACCATCATCACCGCTTCTTTGTCGTTATATCTTGCTAGCCTCATCGTCGACGCCACTCATCTTTCCGATCATCATCGTCGTGGTTCCTTCTCCGTTCATCTTCAAACCACCACCTTCGTCTTCACCGTGTATCATCGGATCACGATATTGAGTTCGGATTTTCAACGCTGCTCAACCGTCATCATCTTGCATTTACAGGACCACCGTTCACACCCACACCTTGTTCGACCTCAAACCTCATCTCGCCTGTTACCATATACTGTAAATTGTTTCGTTTTCAGTTTTGTTTACGTTttacagaaaaagaaaaatcagcTTTTGTGACACTTTGATGTCGGGAAAAGAAAACAGCGACAATTTTTGAAAAAAAGACGTTCAAAGTTGTTTAGGGTTTTGTTTAGATTTCATTATAATAATATTCAATCATTAGTATAATCATTACCTTATCATTAGTctttataatattattaattattaataattataataataaatactactactttaaattaaaaaaaaaatcgtttGTGATAACTGTTTTGTCGGGCTTTTGAGGTGCGTTTCGGTAAGCAGGTCCATTCGCGTGATAGGGTTTGAGTTAGCGAGTACGGGTTCTTGTTTGGTTTCTGTTTTGAGGAGAAGAACAAAAGTATCAACCATCCGCTGAAATCATGGCGTTCATATTTCACAAACCTGTGGTTCAAGAAATGACTGTTGAAGATACACTTTCTGTTTTCTGTACTCCTGAATGTAGGGAAAGGGTTGAAGCTTATAGAATACACAATGCTGAGCTAATTCAAGATTATCaagatataaaaaataaaaatttcacATTATCGAAAAACGAAAAACTTTAtaaagaaaagattgaagctcagcGAAAGGACATCATCAAACTTAAGGATGATGTGAGTGTAAAAACAGCCCATTTCTTAGAAGCTCAGGAGAAAGTATGTATTTTAACTAAGGAACTGGAAGATATCAGAGACagatatcaaattaatgaacttaatattaagaaatttgattcttccagCAAACTAGTTAAAAACCTGTGCGATCAACAGCTTGCGTACAAGGAAAAGAAAGGGCGTGGTTTGGGTTacaatcagactcctcctccataTAATGATAATTATACTTATCTGccaatgactgaggaggagatgatgaatgagagtaaaatgacttaTGGTTCCAAAAACAACAAGTCGTCTTCTCGTGACAGACAAGTTGAGAAACAGAAGTCTACTCCATTAAATTTTGTTTCCAAAGGCTCAATTGATACTAACGTTTCGTCTTCATGTGCAGATGATATTTCTGAAGTAAAGTGTGGagatgttcatgggagtgaaccagtcATTATTTCAAATATTTCTGAACCTTATTTTGAACcttattctgaaccaactgaatctgacattgcttttagtcgttctttatttgcgtcgttttctgcttatgtttcgtcttgtgagcctgttgttttgggcaaaactgatgatgtttgtgttgataatttgaacaataagtgtggtgatgattgtttttcagctaATGTGTGTGATCCTAATGTTTCTAATGTTTCAGTTGATGACAGTGttgcaggtgaggtccctcaggacacattcagtgaaaccactgaaactccTTCTCAAGAGTATCCTGATTCCtcttctgaatctgtctcagtgggtgtccctaatgttgaatctagtgggaccccattggaaaccgtagctgaaagtaaACCACAAGTAGATTCACATGATACGTGCGTTGATGAAACACGTGTTGATGAAACTTCTacatcttttgaaattaaaactgaACCAGATTTTGAAACAGAAGAGGTTGTCACATTGAATGAAAGGTCACAAGAAAATGTTTCTGATAAGGGAATTAAAACAGAAACTGAATCGTCTTTTCAAAATGATCCTGATAAAATTATAAAAGACGAAAAACATCATCTGTCTGAATCTCATGCCTCTGCTAGTTCTGATCAACAGGTACAGAAAGAATCAGAAAAGGCACATGGAACACAAGCAAAGCAACCTAAGCAAGCTCAGTTATCTAGACCCATCAGATCAGCAACTGTTGCTAGCACTCCGAATCTCCATACATTGAAGCGACaaacttgtttcaactgtggaattcCTGGACACATTGCTAGAAATTGTGTTCATCGTCCAAATGTGCAACAAAATGCCAATACACGCTCTTGTGCTGATGTTTGTGAGCCGGTTCACAAAAAGCAAAATGAGCCAAAACGAACAGATCAAAGTCGGAGGTATACGAAGTCTGCTTATCAAGGACAATCACGATCTCATAAGGCTCGTGACAAGGTGATTGAAAGCTCCAATAAGGCAGAAAAGACGAAAAATAGTGCTCAGAGCAACAAGACTTCTGCAAACAACAAATACAAGCACCCCAATTCGTCTTCGTTTAAGAGAAATGTGCAGGCGCATCCAACGCAAAAAGGACCGGTTTGTCCTTCAGGACCTGCTAGAGCAAATCAAGCTGCTCAAAATGTCTTTCCGATGAAAAGACaaacttgctacaattgtggcatTGCGGGTCATATTGCAAGAAACTGCACACATCGTCCCTATATACCCTATCAtgtgcaaaatcagagggttacaccaaaggatAAATACCATTCCAAGCCGATGAAGGTATcgtcacctaaggcaatgaagaatgtgaatcccaaggttaaaccttctgatggggattggaacgctgccAAAAACAAACGCAAAGCTTTTCAGGAACAAAAATGTGTTTCTAAAACTAACAAACCTGAATcagctaaagttgctcaaccgaaggcaacaaacacgtttgttaaaccgaaacagatttggaaacccaaatccaaggcagcaacgtctccaatccttgaaacaAAAGGGCACTTGTGTTTGAAAGAAGTGTCTTactttgatgcttcaggaaaACCCAGGACCACaatggcctgggtacccatgtcttactaatctccttaattttcaggaacaaccaaggaggagctgttgacaatctctggaatgttgatagcggttgttccagagataaaaacgggtaacatttcactgttgcaaaaagttcaaatttttttttacagatgatatgtttcctttggaggagatgaGAGAAGTAAGAaaagatcagcaaaaggtaccgtttaaattcagtactttgatttgaataTTGATTAGTCTTTAATCTGATGATagaacggttaaacaaaaatattttcctcttttcttagtttataaccttgtatagaaagtgtcctttctcttgtaaatggtaaatttgcgcaaaaatacaagatttatgcacaaatttagggggagagggagacatatatagagtttagggggagaaaatgagaaaaatacaaaaacattagaaaaatgaaaaagccaaaaagaaaaattgcatgatatgggaagtgaaataaatgttcgtggtaaagggtttgactaacacatgtaaggtgccatagctgaaaagactaagatctactgcgatatgtcgataggcttgacgctcaaaatgataaaagatactaagtgatataaacataacgaactatgtaccatgtgggtaacataccaacggcgtatgattttatggtcttaaatcttgcgttgatagatagccaacatctgaggtttcgggtctttatattgttgaatcatccggggatatcttggttgtccttctgttcagaactaaattagtacatgaccccaggaaagaaagtcacttggaattagctcatttctatttgaatgtctgtatgttatcccgatacacacaattttgatctgattctgaaatcttctctgaaaaaagtcgtgtacctcctctgctgcatccagatatatgctgacctggaggtgctaggcaacgacagcttctgctgcatccagatacatgctgacctagctgtacgttgtcgcgctatagatctaatacacccgaaagaggccctctagtgcccaaaagaaaccccaagaaacctatatcaaattgagaaaaactcatttgatctgtatattataccatctctgcaaaagatctattctgttctcttctcaacctattcccagttaagatttcagaaatctggattggacttgtgaaatatgtggtagggaagatacttgcatgatagagtgtgctgtttatatttccgggatttgattagtatttctttgggtgttcattgttaagaaatcaaaacatgataaaacatattatatgcagacctagacacagtcaggatatcttaaaggatgacatcagtatactcacctgctacgatgcatcgttgtgcttaccttgatcgcgggggtatgccttggaatgggacacacgggtataatagtataatattaccttaaacatatcacgaagttgaaaaattgaaagttgagcattaaagtttaagtggataaacatattggcaatcgcatagaccagtctgattaggctcgtactgaaaagtgttccttagtctgcctgagaacgagttttgatcccattgcaattgtaattgtatattatggtagttgtttatattttgaatttttatttgtttttagttcttatttaaaaaaaattaaaaaaaatggaaaattcaaaatacaaaaatagtgtcttgtttttctataaaatcaaaaaaaatccaaaaatagagtgctTATTTGATTTTCCTAAAATTAAAAGttataaccgttcttgaagatttgactgatcatcaaacgttaaaagaatttaaatcgtGAAATTttatgtacctagtgttcatgcggtactctccctgttgcataagaaatgtttgcttatgagtttgtgagcatgtgcagaacttgatttcaatcaagaacaggggttggtGAAGACAGAGATGTTGTTAGTTGCGGAAGAAGCCTGATGCAGAAAAACAACAAGacgtacctgagtcagaagaactgGATACGAAAAGCCGTCTGACAAtgaaagtacatttgaagaagtaccatgaacctgcttgaaagaaaaagactgaagaagaaaagtgttgttgagaatcctcctctcacattctttttgacaaagattttcaagcaaatgctgatcgtgatcctgatatgaagctaaccacaaaagctgaagaaagagacccagtgctgagggttcagaagtcaagaacttccacaacatctgtaGCATAGCGACAACCATAAATCTCGTTGAAGATgttgctgaattcaagttatgaagacaatttgatggcatcagtctagggggagattgttaggccctaaagtgtgagactgacgcatcaaattaatacaacgggctatggttacaaactgggctttaccgggttagtttatattaggttttggacctttataggtcacttgggccaagctttaggccatgtgggccaagcaggcccaaggggagcccatgtagggacttgggcttaagttagtatataaacaagtttacaacttgttttagggtttgaacctTTGTGAACCTCCTAGTTACAGAATTTCCAGAGAAACAGAGAGTGGGAGGCGATTGGTAGTGGTGTAGgaacttgtaccagacggttttgctagttgatagtaatagaatcgtgtgcaagtttgaAAGTGATTCGGTATTGTTCTTCGTTTCCATATTTTCAGTTTTTCGTATTTATTCTTGAATCACAttaagtttggattccgcacaaacttggtgttgtttgatatcattgaaagatccggttaatcGGGACTTACAGTAACGATAGCAAAATTCACATACAAACAAAATAGCAAGGATGAATATTAACATAAAAGCTGCCATATATAGCTAAATGTTCACAGGCAAACACAGGTAACTTGTTCACAAAAATAAAGTTGAAATTGTTCATGAGATTGTCGGTCGGTTACAAGGCCATCCAAGGCCATCCAAGGCCATACACGGCACGCAGGCCGGGATTCTTCATTCTTGATGGCTAGGGCCAGCACCTCCAGTCTCTTGTCCTTCTTCACCAAGTGCCTTTTTCAGAAAAGCAACAGCGTCCGCCTTCCGGGATAACTTTTCAACAGCTTTTACAATGCCGAATTCAACAAACTCATACTCACGGCGTTTGGCGGCATACTTACCGGAACAATCTTCCTTAAACAATTCAAAATGGTAATCTTTTTCTTTGTTCGCCACAGCAGCTCTGCCCTCGCTATAACCTTCCTTCCGACCGCTATTATAGGCAGCTTGACCCAACTCAAACATGTAATTGGCAAGCTCATGAGATTTCACAATACGCTCAGAAATCTACAATAAGCATACAAAAACATAAGAGGAGCAATAAACACAAATCAAGAATAAAAATGTATAAAGAAAAGTACCAAGGGCACTGCGCGCGAGAGAAGCCATTTACAATCAGCAGAAATCTCTTCAGTAAGAAGCTCAGAAGCTTTGCACTCCGCAACTTTCTTCTCACCAAATTCTTCCAACATAGCTATACGTTGAACATACTCTTCTTCTCTTTTCTCCGTCGCAACACACGCTTGCTCAGCTTCCTCACTAAGCTTCTTCTTTTCACCGGATAACCTGACAGTAGCATCGCGTTGAGATTGCATTTCTGCATAGTACGTTCGCAAGCAGTCTCCCAATCCTTTTGCTTTTGAACATTGACCTGCTTTTCCTGCGCAAGTTTTTGCTCAGCATCCGAAACTCTCCACAATAAACCCTTCTTCTCAGCATTAAATTTCTCCCTCTCCTCAGCAAACGCCCTCTTCTAATTCTCAAACTCAAGAGTCTCCTCCCCCATTAGCTTCCATTCGCGAACAATCTTCTGGGAGGTGGCAAAGAAGTTAACCCTAGCATGAACGTGATCATCTAAGAGATTAAATCGGTTACGCCGTTTCTGGAACAACCTCTCAGCAGGGGGAAGAGACAAGTTGAAAAATTCCTGACAGTTGGCATGATCATTCATCCGGGAACCCTGAGTTAAATGCCATCGAGGGGCATGCGGCAAATCATCACATGCTTGGTTATGAGTATCCCAGGACCCAGCTTGAACGTGTTCAAACTCATGAGGAACCCCAGAGGTGCCACCACCACCAGGGGCCAGATGACGTCTGGTATAAATGGTCTGACGATGCGTAGGCTCACTAGACTCCGCTTCCGTTTCAACATCCTTACCTCAACCATCACCGCCAAcgacaccaccatcaccaccatcaccagcATCACCAGCGCCACCATCTTCTCCTACCTGTTCCACTTCAACAGGAATTTGTTTCTCCTTCTCAACCGGAACTTCAGGAGGAGTGGACAAACCAAAAGTCCTCGAAGGAGGAGAAGAGGGAGGAGTAATCTGAGAAATATCAAACCTACGAGCAGCCTTAACCGGCTTCACACCTGCTGCAATACAGACAAAACAATCCGAGAGAAGGCAAAGAAAAGATAACCCAAGCAAACAAACGAAAAAAATTGTACCTCCAGAACCAGAAGCCTCATAATTTTTTTCCAATAAATTCCCATGAGTGGCAGTAAAAACACCAAGGTCAATCTCAGACTCAGGGGCAGGAGGAGTTTCCTCTGGAGTCTAGCTTTTTTCGACGCAAGAATCACAGCGCCCTGCTCGTCAAGTTTCCGTTTCTTATCTTCCAAagatttcttcctcatcatctatGTCAAGGTGGCGCTGTCATCAGGATCAGACCCACCACGTTTCTCTTCTGCTCCTAAACCGGACAATGTATCAGAAACGACAACATAATCTAGGAAACGAAGAGTAGCGGGATGCTTACGAGGAGTTTCAGTGGCTTTTTCCTTAGCCCTTTTCTCTTTCCCCTCTAACTTGTCCGACTTTTTCTTTCTCCGAGTCTCCAGTTGTTCAGCAGTCTCAACCGGCACTTCAGCCTCAACATCAGCAGGCCCATTAACCGGCTCATTAACAGCCCCTCGCGCCGGACCTGTACGCGCGGAAGGAAGGGTTAGGCCTTCAAAAGATCTATCAGAACCCTCACTCGAAAGGACGATAACTTCCTCTCGAGTGGGGTCAGAGGTACcatcaacatcatcttcatcGTCTTCACCTAAAACAGTATTGCCATAGGCGGCGAAACTCTCACTGGTTG
This genomic interval carries:
- the LOC110901041 gene encoding uncharacterized protein LOC110901041 — translated: MPKTSNGETPFSLVYGSEAVIPAEIGLPSPKMLSMNMINNEEERRLDLDLLEERREMAAINEAKYKTKLEKYYNRKVCICTFNPGDYVLRDNEASNAEKPGKLAPSGRDLML
- the LOC118485776 gene encoding uncharacterized protein LOC118485776, with product MAFIFHKPVVQEMTVEDTLSVFCTPECRERVEAYRIHNAELIQDYQDIKNKNFTLSKNEKLYKEKIEAQRKDIIKLKDDVSVKTAHFLEAQEKVCILTKELEDIRDRYQINELNIKKFDSSSKLVKNLCDQQLAYKEKKGRGLGYNQTPPPYNDNYTYLPMTEEEMMNESKMTYGSKNNKSSSRDRQVEKQKSTPLNFVSKGSIDTNVSSSCADDISEVKCGDVHGTNVCDPNVSNVSVDDSVADFETEEVVTLNERSQENVSDKGIKTETESSFQNDPDKIIKDEKHHLSESHASASSDQQVQKESEKAHGTQAKQPKQAQLSRPIRSATVASTPNLHTLKRQTCFNCGIPGHIARNCVHRPNVQQNANTRSCADVCEPVHKKQNEPKRTDQSRRYTKSAYQGQSRSHKARDKVIESSNKAEKTKNSAQSNKTSANNKYKHPNSSSFKRNVQAHPTQKGPVCPSGPARANQAAQNVFPMKRQTCYNCGIAGHIARNCTHRPYIPYHVQNQRVTPKDKYHSKPMKSLI